From Desmodus rotundus isolate HL8 chromosome 12, HLdesRot8A.1, whole genome shotgun sequence, one genomic window encodes:
- the GIPR gene encoding gastric inhibitory polypeptide receptor isoform X2, whose protein sequence is MPSCPPWRPLLLLSLWGPLLQRAETGSEGQTAGELYQRWERYRWECQETLEAAEPPAVAAGFVLRQCGSDGQWGPWRDHSQCENPDKNGTFQDQRRILERLQVVYTVGYSLSLAALLLALLILGCFRRLRCTRNYIHINLFTSFMLRAAAILTRDRLLPPPGPSPGDQAPVLWDQAITTCRTAQIVTQYCVGASYTWLLVEGIYLHSLLVLVGGPSGSHFRCYLLLGWGAPALFVIPWVIVRYLYENTQCWERNEVKAIWWIIRTPILMAILINFFIFIRILGILVSKLRTRQMRYRDYRLRLARSTLALVPLLGVHEVVFAPVTEEQARGHLRFAKLGFEIFLSSFQGLLVSVLYCFINKEVQSEILGGWRRCRLRHGLSEEPHQHPERASSTLPLGSGSRQVTTGHTPSSGNLPEPGEEAGRALESYC, encoded by the exons ATGCCCAGCTGTCCGCCCTGGAGGCCGCTGCTGCTGCTCTCGCTGTGGGGGCCGCTGCTCCAGAGGGCGGAG acAGGCTCTGAGGGGCAGACAGCAGGGGAGCTATACCAGCGCTGGGAACGCTACCGCTGGGAGTGCCAGGAGACACTGGAAGCCGCGGAGCCCCCAGCAG tggctgcaggcTTTGTCCTTCGCCAGTGTGGCAGTGATGGCCAATGGGGACCTTGGAGAGACCATTCTCAGTGTGAGAACCCAGACAAGAATGGGACCTTCCAG gACCAAAGGCGGATCTTGGAGCGGCTACAGGTCGTTTACACCGTGGGCTACTCCCTGTCCCTGGCCGCACTACTGCTAGCCCTGCTCATCTTGGGTTGTTTCAG GCGGCTGCGCTGCACTCGAAACTACATCCACATCAACCTGTTCACATCCTTCATGCTGCGGGCAGCAGCCATCCTCACCCGAGACCGGCTGCTCCCTCCACCTGGCCCCTcccctggggaccaggccccTGTTCTGTGGGACCAG GCTATAACCACCTGCAGAACAGCCCAGATCGTGACCCAGTACTGCGTGGGCGCCAGCTACACGTGGCTACTGGTGGAGGGTATTTACCTGCACAGCCTCCTGGTGCTCGTGGGAGGCCCCTCTGGGAGCCACTTCCGCTGCTACCTGCTCCTCGGCTGGG GGGCCCCTGCGCTTTTCGTCATTCCCTGGGTGATCGTCAGGTACCTGTACGAGAACACGCA GTGCTGGGAGCGGAACGAGGTCAAGGCCATTTGGTGGATCATACGCACCCCTATCCTCATGGCCATTTTG attaatttcttcatttttatccgCATTCTTGGCATCCTCGTGTCCAAGCTGAGGACGCGGCAGATGCGCTACCGGGACTACCGGTTGag GCTGGCTCGCTCCACGCTGGCGCTGGTGCCCTTGCTGGGTGTCCACGAGGTGGTGTTTGCTCCCGTGACAGAGGAACAGGCTCGGGGCCACCTGCGCTTCGCCAAACTCGGCTTTGAGATCTTCCTCAGCTCCTTCCAG GGTTTGCTGGTCAGCGTCCTCTACTGCTTCATCAACAAGGAG GTGCAGTCGGAGATCCTCGGTGGCTGGCGCCGCTGCCGCCTGCGCCACGGCCTCAGCGAGGAGCCACACCAGCACCCGGAACGTGCCTCTTCGACCCTGCCATTGGGCTCGGGATCCCGCCAGGTCACCACTGGCCACACCCCGTCCTCGGGGAACctcccagagcctggggaggaggctggcaggGCCTTGGAAAGTTACTGCTAG
- the GIPR gene encoding gastric inhibitory polypeptide receptor isoform X1 has product MPSCPPWRPLLLLSLWGPLLQRAETGSEGQTAGELYQRWERYRWECQETLEAAEPPAGLACNGSFDMYVCWNYAAPNTTVRASCPWYLPWHRHVAAGFVLRQCGSDGQWGPWRDHSQCENPDKNGTFQDQRRILERLQVVYTVGYSLSLAALLLALLILGCFRRLRCTRNYIHINLFTSFMLRAAAILTRDRLLPPPGPSPGDQAPVLWDQAITTCRTAQIVTQYCVGASYTWLLVEGIYLHSLLVLVGGPSGSHFRCYLLLGWGAPALFVIPWVIVRYLYENTQCWERNEVKAIWWIIRTPILMAILINFFIFIRILGILVSKLRTRQMRYRDYRLRLARSTLALVPLLGVHEVVFAPVTEEQARGHLRFAKLGFEIFLSSFQGLLVSVLYCFINKEVQSEILGGWRRCRLRHGLSEEPHQHPERASSTLPLGSGSRQVTTGHTPSSGNLPEPGEEAGRALESYC; this is encoded by the exons ATGCCCAGCTGTCCGCCCTGGAGGCCGCTGCTGCTGCTCTCGCTGTGGGGGCCGCTGCTCCAGAGGGCGGAG acAGGCTCTGAGGGGCAGACAGCAGGGGAGCTATACCAGCGCTGGGAACGCTACCGCTGGGAGTGCCAGGAGACACTGGAAGCCGCGGAGCCCCCAGCAG gcctcGCCTGTAATGGGTCCTTCGATATGTACGTCTGCTGGAACTACGCTGCGCCCAACACCACTGTCCGTGCGTCCTGCCCCTGGTACCTGCCCTGGCACCGTCATG tggctgcaggcTTTGTCCTTCGCCAGTGTGGCAGTGATGGCCAATGGGGACCTTGGAGAGACCATTCTCAGTGTGAGAACCCAGACAAGAATGGGACCTTCCAG gACCAAAGGCGGATCTTGGAGCGGCTACAGGTCGTTTACACCGTGGGCTACTCCCTGTCCCTGGCCGCACTACTGCTAGCCCTGCTCATCTTGGGTTGTTTCAG GCGGCTGCGCTGCACTCGAAACTACATCCACATCAACCTGTTCACATCCTTCATGCTGCGGGCAGCAGCCATCCTCACCCGAGACCGGCTGCTCCCTCCACCTGGCCCCTcccctggggaccaggccccTGTTCTGTGGGACCAG GCTATAACCACCTGCAGAACAGCCCAGATCGTGACCCAGTACTGCGTGGGCGCCAGCTACACGTGGCTACTGGTGGAGGGTATTTACCTGCACAGCCTCCTGGTGCTCGTGGGAGGCCCCTCTGGGAGCCACTTCCGCTGCTACCTGCTCCTCGGCTGGG GGGCCCCTGCGCTTTTCGTCATTCCCTGGGTGATCGTCAGGTACCTGTACGAGAACACGCA GTGCTGGGAGCGGAACGAGGTCAAGGCCATTTGGTGGATCATACGCACCCCTATCCTCATGGCCATTTTG attaatttcttcatttttatccgCATTCTTGGCATCCTCGTGTCCAAGCTGAGGACGCGGCAGATGCGCTACCGGGACTACCGGTTGag GCTGGCTCGCTCCACGCTGGCGCTGGTGCCCTTGCTGGGTGTCCACGAGGTGGTGTTTGCTCCCGTGACAGAGGAACAGGCTCGGGGCCACCTGCGCTTCGCCAAACTCGGCTTTGAGATCTTCCTCAGCTCCTTCCAG GGTTTGCTGGTCAGCGTCCTCTACTGCTTCATCAACAAGGAG GTGCAGTCGGAGATCCTCGGTGGCTGGCGCCGCTGCCGCCTGCGCCACGGCCTCAGCGAGGAGCCACACCAGCACCCGGAACGTGCCTCTTCGACCCTGCCATTGGGCTCGGGATCCCGCCAGGTCACCACTGGCCACACCCCGTCCTCGGGGAACctcccagagcctggggaggaggctggcaggGCCTTGGAAAGTTACTGCTAG
- the SNRPD2 gene encoding small nuclear ribonucleoprotein Sm D2 has translation MSLLNKPKSEMTPEELQKREEEEFNTGPLSVLTQSVKNNTQVLINCRNNKKLLGRVKAFDRHCNMVLENVKEMWTEVPKSGKGKKKSKPVNKDRYISKMFLRGDSVIVVLRNPLIAGK, from the exons AT GAGCCTCCTCAACAAGCCCAAGAGTGAGATGACCCCAGAGGAGCTGCAGaagcgggaggaggaggagtttaACACAGGCCCGCTGTCTGTGCTCACGCAGTCGGTCAAGAACAACACCCAGGTGCTCATCAACTGTCGCAACAACAAGAAGCTCCTGGGCCGTGTGAAGGCTTTTGACAG gcACTGCAACATGGTGCTAGAGAATGTGAAGGAGATGTGGACCGAGGTCCCCAAGAGTGGCAAGGGCAAGAAGAAGTCCAAGCCAGTCAACAAGGACCGCTACATCTCCAAGATGTTCCTGCGCGGGGACTCGGTCATCGTGGTCCTGCGGAACCCGCTCATCGCCGGCAAGTAG